Proteins from one Parvibaculum lavamentivorans DS-1 genomic window:
- a CDS encoding peptidylprolyl isomerase, protein MKSADIFVSAVSRGGRRIFRLVAGTAFIFLAGLAVTPADMPLAQNAPSNTQGIAAVVNDRIISSYDLDQRVKLVMLSSGIPDTPENISRIRGQVLRSLVDEYLQQQEAARLNIEVQQEEIDSALQRIAQRANMSVDQIEAFLKDGGVSRAALEAQIRSDIAWNRVIQQQFGPSVTVGDVEIDEVLRRLEEESDQPRYLVSEILITFDSPQHAEEIAGGAQRLVEQIRQGAPFEAVAHQFSQSASAANGGEIGWVHASQLPEGVGSVVAKMQPGMVSDPIRTLNGFYIMQLKAMQTGSGADPMRDQYSLMQVLLPLTPDAEPQAVSRRAREAEEFRRQTNSCDDAARNITKYLSGAASPKRDVIAGQLDPRLRQALSGLKAGNTTAPIRSERGIEMVVVCGHKAAEGERPTREQIDSSLYEQQLSMMGRRHLRDLRRDAVVVYR, encoded by the coding sequence ATGAAGTCAGCAGACATTTTCGTGAGTGCGGTCTCCCGGGGCGGACGCCGGATATTCCGGCTCGTGGCGGGGACAGCCTTCATCTTTCTGGCCGGCCTTGCGGTGACGCCCGCGGACATGCCGCTGGCGCAGAACGCTCCCTCGAATACGCAGGGCATTGCCGCCGTCGTGAACGATCGCATCATCTCGTCCTACGATCTCGACCAGCGCGTGAAGCTCGTCATGCTGAGCTCCGGCATTCCCGATACGCCCGAAAACATCTCGCGTATCCGCGGGCAGGTTCTGAGATCGCTGGTCGACGAGTATCTGCAACAGCAGGAAGCCGCGCGGCTCAACATCGAGGTTCAGCAGGAAGAGATCGACAGCGCGCTTCAGCGCATCGCGCAGCGCGCCAACATGTCGGTCGACCAGATCGAGGCTTTCCTGAAGGATGGCGGCGTATCGCGGGCGGCGCTCGAGGCGCAGATCCGCAGCGACATCGCATGGAACCGCGTCATCCAGCAGCAGTTCGGTCCGTCGGTGACGGTGGGCGATGTGGAAATCGACGAAGTGCTGCGCAGGCTGGAGGAAGAGTCCGACCAGCCCCGCTATCTCGTCTCCGAAATTCTCATCACCTTCGACAGCCCGCAACATGCCGAGGAAATAGCCGGCGGTGCACAGCGGCTGGTCGAGCAGATCAGGCAGGGCGCGCCGTTCGAGGCGGTGGCGCATCAGTTCAGCCAATCGGCTTCGGCGGCAAATGGCGGCGAAATCGGCTGGGTGCATGCCAGCCAGCTTCCCGAAGGCGTCGGCTCGGTTGTCGCGAAGATGCAGCCGGGGATGGTGTCCGATCCCATCCGCACGCTGAACGGCTTCTATATCATGCAGTTGAAGGCGATGCAGACGGGCTCGGGCGCGGACCCGATGCGCGACCAGTATTCGCTCATGCAGGTTCTGCTGCCGCTGACGCCCGACGCGGAGCCGCAGGCGGTGAGCAGGCGGGCGCGGGAGGCCGAGGAGTTTCGCCGGCAGACAAATTCCTGCGACGATGCGGCGAGGAACATCACCAAATATCTGAGCGGCGCGGCGAGCCCGAAGCGGGATGTCATCGCCGGACAGCTCGACCCGAGGCTGCGCCAGGCGCTTTCCGGGCTGAAAGCCGGCAACACGACGGCGCCTATCCGTTCGGAGCGCGGCATCGAGATGGTCGTCGTGTGCGGTCACAAGGCCGCGGAAGGCGAAAGACCCACGCGCGAGCAGATCGACAGCTCGCTTTACGAACAGCAGTTGTCGATGATGGGGCGACGCCACCTTCGCGATCTGCGCCGTGACGCCGTGGTCGTCTATCGCTGA